A window of Aythya fuligula isolate bAytFul2 chromosome 22, bAytFul2.pri, whole genome shotgun sequence contains these coding sequences:
- the C22H11orf88 gene encoding UPF0722 protein C11orf88 homolog has translation MGTEPGHCPTAPDGLLTFAGSSPADVEHARIFWNSATLPPPLESSLGPATLRQSEQSSEKERISEAQDVQKTKVKEKYLQQAKKREDILALLRKQREERIAKELISHPHKPKIKADEVSRQKVFEADHQDQEAVKALK, from the exons ATGGGCACAGAGCCTGGGCACTGCCCCACAGCGCCCGATGGGCTCCTCACCTTTGCTGGCTCGAGCCCAGCTGATGTGGAACATGCCCGTATCTTCTGGAACTCAGCCACGCTCCCGCCGCCGCTCGAGTCCTCTCTAGGCCCTGCCACCCTTCGAC AAAGTGAGCAAAGcagtgagaaagagagaatcTCCGAAGCTCAAGATGTGCAGAAAactaaagtaaaagaaaaataccttcaGCAG GCCAAGAAAAGAGAAGATATACTAGCTTTGctgaggaagcagagagaagaaaggattGCA aaagaACTGATTTCTCATCCACATAAACCGAAGATCAAAGCTGATGAAGTAAG CAGGCAGAAGGTGTTTGAAGCAGACCATCAGGATCAAGAAGCGGTGAAGGCCCTCAAATAG